From a region of the Neobacillus niacini genome:
- a CDS encoding DUF488 domain-containing protein, whose amino-acid sequence MGDFYLKRIYEPYDESDGFRILVDRVWPRGISKEAAKLTAWQKEVAPSPNLRKWFCHKPELFEEFRTNYIEELRMDEQKQSIINDLISMRSKGKVTLLYGAKDPVYNHAIVLQEELNRITL is encoded by the coding sequence TTGGGTGATTTTTATTTGAAAAGGATTTATGAACCGTATGATGAGTCTGATGGTTTTCGGATTTTAGTGGATCGAGTATGGCCGCGTGGGATCTCGAAGGAGGCAGCCAAGTTGACCGCTTGGCAGAAGGAGGTTGCTCCAAGTCCTAATCTTCGTAAGTGGTTTTGTCACAAGCCTGAATTGTTTGAGGAGTTTCGCACTAATTACATAGAGGAATTACGTATGGATGAACAGAAACAGAGTATTATAAATGACCTCATTTCAATGAGGTCAAAAGGGAAGGTTACACTCCTTTATGGAGCAAAGGATCCTGTATATAATCATGCGATTGTGCTGCAAGAAGAGTTAAACAGAATCACCTTATAA
- a CDS encoding excisionase family DNA-binding protein — MYLTIKETAEYLSMPESKIEELIKQKKIRAIHDGEGWVINKEQFNTHLKQIEKYKHLIEEILNEPIPEDLDIKDED, encoded by the coding sequence ATGTATCTAACCATTAAAGAAACAGCAGAATATTTATCAATGCCAGAATCAAAAATAGAAGAACTAATCAAACAAAAAAAAATCCGCGCCATCCATGACGGAGAAGGGTGGGTCATCAACAAAGAACAATTCAACACCCACCTAAAACAAATCGAAAAATACAAACACCTCATAGAAGAAATCCTAAACGAACCCATCCCCGAAGACCTCGACATCAAAGACGAGGATTAA
- a CDS encoding P1 family peptidase, whose product MKVRQTGITVGVLSTGRKNCITDVEGVMVGHVTLDYPLDAAGKEYACTGVTAVLPHRGNVFRQKVTAASYVINGFGKTTGLVQVNELGQLESPIMLTNTFAVPAVTQGTLEYMLAENPEIGETTGTINIVVGECNDSYLNSIRHFSVKPEHALEAIRNATDQQAEEGAVGAGKGMICFGYKGGIGSSSRTVGEYTIGCLVLTNFGKKEEHQKFRYSKVECLSDPADGSIIIVLATDAPLSDRQLLRISKRCGIGLGRTGSHFSHGSGDIIIAFSTAHKSEHFTDELTEQRLQLREDHPLMNQLFTGAAEAAEEAILNSLSQAVTTKGRAGRVVNKITFTDEE is encoded by the coding sequence ATGAAGGTTAGACAGACAGGAATAACGGTGGGTGTGCTGTCAACTGGACGAAAAAATTGTATAACCGATGTTGAGGGTGTAATGGTGGGCCATGTCACGCTTGATTATCCCCTTGATGCAGCCGGAAAAGAATATGCCTGTACAGGTGTTACAGCGGTGCTGCCTCATCGTGGAAATGTTTTTAGACAAAAAGTGACCGCTGCAAGTTATGTCATAAATGGATTTGGAAAAACGACCGGGCTTGTTCAAGTGAATGAATTAGGACAGCTTGAATCTCCGATTATGTTAACCAATACGTTTGCAGTACCTGCTGTTACCCAAGGTACGTTAGAATATATGCTGGCAGAGAATCCTGAAATAGGTGAAACAACGGGTACGATTAACATAGTAGTTGGAGAATGTAATGATAGTTATTTGAATTCAATACGGCATTTTTCTGTTAAACCTGAGCATGCTTTAGAAGCAATTAGGAATGCTACCGACCAGCAGGCAGAAGAAGGTGCGGTTGGAGCTGGAAAAGGGATGATCTGCTTTGGATACAAAGGCGGAATTGGTTCATCCTCTCGTACGGTTGGAGAGTATACAATCGGGTGCCTAGTCCTAACCAACTTTGGTAAAAAGGAGGAGCACCAGAAGTTTCGCTATTCAAAAGTGGAGTGTCTTTCAGATCCTGCAGATGGCTCTATCATTATTGTCCTTGCAACAGATGCCCCGTTAAGCGACAGGCAACTGCTGCGTATTTCAAAGCGCTGCGGTATAGGATTAGGCAGAACAGGCAGTCATTTTAGCCACGGCAGCGGTGATATCATCATTGCCTTTTCAACAGCTCACAAGTCTGAACACTTTACAGATGAACTGACAGAACAAAGACTCCAACTTCGTGAGGATCATCCCCTGATGAATCAATTATTCACAGGAGCTGCAGAAGCAGCCGAGGAAGCCATCTTAAACTCACTGTCGCAAGCAGTCACAACAAAAGGAAGAGCGGGCAGAGTAGTTAATAAAATCACTTTTACGGACGAGGAATGA
- a CDS encoding dipeptidase: MKLIDLHCDALLKLSEGKGSLRFADAKELQTNKKRLHKGQIKVQCFAIFIEPDIPSDQKFQEALTQVDYFYKEVLGKNPDMVHIKEWSDFEKINIGQIGAMLTLEGVDAIGNDLTRLHILYQLGVRLVGLTWNNANLAADGAGEPRGGGLTLFGKEIVKFNNDHQILTDISHLSDRGIWEVIELAKYPIASHSNSRTLCHHLRNLTDEQAQAMFKRNAMIHVVYYPPFVKAEAGEVTISDLIRHIDHFCSLGGVNHIGLGSDFDGIRTFITDLEDASKTQNLINELLKHFKEDEVRGFAYQNFLNHRPGVLG; the protein is encoded by the coding sequence ATGAAATTAATCGACCTGCATTGTGACGCATTGCTTAAACTTTCAGAAGGAAAAGGCTCGCTGCGTTTTGCAGATGCGAAAGAATTACAAACGAATAAAAAAAGATTACATAAAGGGCAGATCAAGGTTCAATGCTTTGCCATCTTTATTGAGCCAGACATTCCATCAGACCAGAAATTTCAAGAGGCACTTACACAAGTTGATTATTTTTATAAAGAAGTGTTAGGGAAAAATCCTGACATGGTCCATATTAAAGAGTGGTCTGATTTTGAAAAAATCAATATCGGTCAAATTGGCGCCATGCTGACACTTGAGGGAGTTGACGCCATCGGCAACGATTTAACCAGGCTTCATATTCTTTATCAGTTGGGTGTTCGTTTGGTTGGTTTAACATGGAATAATGCAAATTTAGCAGCAGATGGTGCAGGGGAACCGCGGGGCGGCGGACTTACGCTGTTTGGAAAAGAAATTGTTAAGTTTAATAATGACCATCAAATTTTGACAGATATCTCTCATCTTAGTGATAGAGGGATTTGGGAGGTCATTGAACTCGCAAAGTATCCAATTGCAAGCCACTCCAATTCACGCACTCTTTGTCATCACCTTCGTAATTTAACGGATGAACAGGCACAGGCAATGTTTAAAAGAAACGCGATGATCCATGTTGTTTATTATCCTCCATTTGTAAAAGCAGAAGCAGGAGAGGTAACCATTTCTGATCTAATAAGGCATATCGACCATTTCTGCTCATTAGGCGGAGTGAACCATATTGGATTAGGGTCGGATTTTGATGGGATTCGGACATTTATTACAGATTTAGAGGACGCCTCTAAAACGCAGAATCTCATCAATGAATTATTGAAGCATTTCAAAGAGGATGAAGTGAGAGGATTTGCTTACCAAAACTTCCTTAACCATCGGCCAGGAGTGTTAGGATGA
- a CDS encoding FMN-dependent NADH-azoreductase, which produces MTKVLYITAHPHDDTQSYSMAVGKAFIDTYKEVNPDHEIINVDLYKVDVPQLDVDVFSGWGKLRSGTEFEQLSTEEKTKVGRLSEICEQFISADKYVFVTPLWNFSFPPVMKAYLDAVSVAGKTFRYTEKGPIGLLTDKKALHIQARGGVYSEGPAAAMEMGHRYLGIMMQFYGVPSFEGLFVEGHNAMPDKAQEIKENAIARAKDLAHTF; this is translated from the coding sequence ATGACAAAAGTATTGTATATAACAGCTCATCCTCATGATGATACTCAGTCTTATAGTATGGCAGTAGGAAAAGCATTTATTGATACTTACAAAGAAGTAAATCCTGATCATGAAATTATTAATGTAGATCTTTACAAAGTAGATGTTCCTCAACTTGATGTTGATGTCTTCAGCGGTTGGGGAAAACTTCGTTCTGGTACGGAATTTGAACAGCTGTCAACGGAAGAAAAAACAAAGGTCGGCAGACTTTCTGAGATTTGTGAGCAATTTATTTCTGCAGATAAATATGTCTTTGTCACACCGCTATGGAATTTCTCCTTCCCGCCTGTTATGAAAGCTTATTTAGATGCAGTATCTGTTGCAGGAAAAACCTTTAGATACACGGAAAAAGGTCCAATTGGACTTTTAACCGACAAAAAGGCTTTGCATATTCAGGCACGCGGGGGTGTCTATTCCGAGGGACCAGCAGCAGCAATGGAAATGGGTCACCGCTACCTAGGTATTATGATGCAATTCTATGGAGTCCCATCTTTTGAAGGTTTATTTGTTGAGGGGCATAACGCAATGCCTGACAAAGCACAAGAAATCAAAGAAAACGCCATCGCGCGTGCTAAAGATTTAGCACATACATTTTAA
- a CDS encoding urease accessory protein UreD, with product MLTQTGYLRLAAARKKEKTIFKETYAEGAFKITRPVYLTSSGEAYGYVMNPGGGYVDGDSYHISIVLEENAEVLLTTQSSTKIYKTRTKPALQDMKIHLKKGSLFEYLPDPVIAYQHARFKQNMIIEMEKGASLVCCDIFTPGWAPDGTLFRYDLLQSKMEVYLEKQLVLFDHIKLEPDEDMTGIGYMEGYTHIGTMIIIDERVNKAFLEELHVLFEPLTELRIGVSMLAVPGFTLRVLANSTQAIEHIQSVTHELIRKRILGKEPVFLRKY from the coding sequence GTGCTTACTCAAACAGGATATTTAAGACTAGCTGCAGCAAGGAAAAAAGAGAAAACGATTTTTAAAGAAACCTATGCAGAGGGAGCTTTTAAAATAACCAGGCCTGTTTACCTGACTTCGAGCGGCGAGGCATATGGGTACGTGATGAATCCTGGCGGCGGCTATGTTGACGGGGATTCTTATCATATTTCTATTGTTCTAGAGGAGAATGCGGAGGTGTTGTTAACCACGCAATCCTCCACGAAAATATATAAAACTAGGACAAAGCCAGCTCTTCAAGACATGAAAATTCATTTGAAAAAGGGAAGTCTTTTTGAATATCTGCCAGATCCGGTTATCGCTTATCAGCATGCACGCTTTAAGCAAAATATGATTATTGAGATGGAGAAAGGTGCCTCGCTCGTTTGCTGTGATATTTTTACACCGGGGTGGGCCCCGGATGGCACTCTATTTCGCTATGATTTACTGCAATCGAAGATGGAAGTTTATTTGGAAAAGCAGCTTGTTTTATTTGATCATATCAAACTAGAACCAGATGAGGATATGACAGGAATAGGCTATATGGAGGGGTATACCCATATTGGCACGATGATCATCATTGATGAGCGGGTGAATAAAGCATTTTTAGAAGAGCTCCATGTGCTATTTGAGCCTCTGACCGAACTTAGAATCGGTGTCTCCATGCTGGCGGTTCCGGGATTTACACTAAGGGTACTCGCAAACTCCACACAAGCTATAGAACATATTCAAAGTGTTACTCACGAACTTATCAGGAAAAGAATTTTGGGGAAAGAACCTGTCTTTTTACGAAAATATTAA
- the ureG gene encoding urease accessory protein UreG produces the protein MEPVRIGIGGPVGAGKTMLVERLTRYLNDEFKMAVVTNDIYTKEDAQFLIKNSVLPEDRIIGVETGGCPHTAIREDASMNFAAIEELKATHPDLSIIFVESGGDNLAATFSPELVDFSIYIIDVAQGEKIPRKGGQGMIKSDLFIINKIDLAPYVGASLEVMEEDTKAARGKKPYIFTNLKTDTGLNLVVDWLKKNALLAGLG, from the coding sequence ATGGAACCAGTACGGATCGGAATTGGCGGACCAGTTGGAGCAGGAAAAACAATGCTGGTCGAGCGCCTAACAAGATACTTAAATGATGAATTTAAGATGGCCGTGGTAACCAATGATATCTATACAAAAGAAGATGCGCAGTTTCTAATAAAAAACAGCGTTCTACCTGAAGATCGAATTATTGGAGTTGAAACTGGCGGGTGTCCCCATACTGCGATACGAGAGGATGCCTCCATGAATTTTGCGGCAATTGAAGAATTAAAAGCCACTCATCCGGATTTATCAATCATTTTTGTTGAAAGTGGAGGAGATAACCTAGCAGCGACTTTTAGCCCGGAGCTGGTTGATTTTTCTATTTATATCATTGATGTTGCTCAAGGGGAAAAAATCCCGCGTAAAGGCGGACAAGGAATGATTAAATCTGACCTGTTTATTATCAACAAGATCGATTTAGCTCCTTATGTTGGCGCAAGCCTTGAGGTGATGGAGGAAGATACAAAGGCGGCAAGAGGGAAGAAGCCGTATATCTTTACAAATTTAAAAACAGATACAGGACTAAATCTCGTCGTAGACTGGCTCAAGAAAAATGCTTTATTGGCAGGATTGGGGTAA
- a CDS encoding urease accessory protein UreF — protein sequence MDSQLLSLLQLGDSNFPSGAFSHSFGLETYIQDESVHNKETFFEWIRIYLEKQLAYTDGLACRITLEALMNQEVATIWNLDRKLFVQNMPEETRQANRRIGERLIVIGIDLYSIPLLEDYLKKIRRNEAFGHPAIAFMIICDFLKIDRNQAILTFLYSTIATLVQNGVRGIPLGQTAGQRILLEIHPVLMNTVSKIESLDLEDFGAVAPGIEIAQMRHEKLNVRLFMS from the coding sequence ATGGATAGTCAGCTTTTAAGCTTACTGCAATTAGGGGATTCAAATTTTCCATCGGGAGCTTTTTCCCATTCCTTTGGATTAGAAACCTATATCCAGGATGAAAGTGTCCATAATAAGGAAACATTTTTTGAATGGATTCGTATTTATTTGGAAAAACAACTAGCCTATACCGATGGGTTAGCCTGTCGCATAACCCTTGAAGCATTAATGAATCAAGAGGTTGCAACGATATGGAACCTGGATCGAAAATTGTTTGTTCAGAATATGCCGGAAGAAACCCGGCAGGCGAATCGTCGGATTGGAGAACGATTGATAGTGATAGGAATTGATCTTTATTCCATTCCTTTATTAGAAGACTATTTGAAAAAAATTCGTAGAAATGAAGCCTTCGGACATCCTGCAATTGCCTTTATGATTATTTGTGATTTTTTAAAGATTGATAGAAATCAAGCAATATTGACCTTCTTATATTCGACGATTGCCACTCTTGTTCAAAATGGGGTACGAGGAATCCCACTTGGACAGACAGCAGGTCAACGGATTTTACTAGAAATTCATCCTGTTTTAATGAATACAGTCAGTAAAATTGAATCTTTAGATTTAGAAGATTTTGGGGCGGTTGCGCCTGGAATTGAAATTGCACAAATGCGTCATGAAAAACTGAATGTCCGTTTGTTCATGTCTTAA
- the ureE gene encoding urease accessory protein UreE, whose translation MIITEIIGNVDEISSAGRHIERVYLSSDDLVKRIQRVTTDHGKEVGIRLAQPKDLVDGDILYMDERNMMIVSVTSDDLLVLRPSCIKQMGEIAHQLGNRHLPAQFEDEVMLVQYDYLVEELLVQLDIPYTREERKVKKAFRHIGHSHG comes from the coding sequence ATGATTATCACTGAAATCATTGGAAACGTTGACGAAATCTCGTCTGCGGGCAGGCATATAGAAAGAGTATATCTATCAAGCGATGACTTGGTAAAACGAATACAGCGCGTGACAACAGATCATGGAAAAGAAGTGGGGATCCGTTTAGCACAGCCGAAGGATTTAGTTGATGGAGATATTTTATATATGGACGAAAGAAACATGATGATTGTTAGTGTAACGAGTGATGATCTGCTTGTACTTCGTCCTTCATGTATAAAGCAAATGGGTGAAATCGCACATCAGTTAGGCAATCGCCATCTACCAGCGCAGTTTGAAGACGAGGTAATGCTCGTTCAATACGATTATCTCGTCGAGGAGCTGCTCGTTCAATTAGACATTCCTTATACGAGGGAAGAGAGAAAAGTTAAAAAGGCATTTCGACATATCGGTCACAGTCATGGATAG
- the ureC gene encoding urease subunit alpha yields MSFRMSRRQYADMFGPTAGDAIRLADTDLFIEIEKDFTVYGDEVKFGGGKVIRDGMGQHPLATRADGALDVVITNAIIVDYTGIYKADIGIRDGRISGIGKSGNPLLMDGVDMVIGASTEVIAGEGMIVTAGGIDAHIHFISPQQIETALSTGITTMIGGGTGPATGTNATTCTPGEWNTHRMLEAAEEFPMNLGFLGKGNSSSEAPLIEQVNAGVIGLKLHEDWGTTASAIDHCLRVADQYDVQVAIHTDTLNEGGFVEDTLAAINGRVIHTYHTEGAGGGHAPDIIKVASYPYILPSSTNPTRPYTKNTLDEHLDMLMVCHHLDPDVPEDIAFADSRIRKETIAAEDILHDMGVFSMISSDSQAMGRVGEVITRTWQTADKMRKQRGKMPEDKGVGDNFRVKRYIAKYTINPAITHGIADEVGSIEIGKLADLVIWDPAFFGVKPEIVIKGGMIAHSLMGDPNASIPTPQPVLYRPMFASFGKAKYSTCITFMSKAAIELGVHEKLGLKKQIKPAHGTRQLSKKDMKLNAEMPKIEVDPQTYEVIVDGVLVTCEPAEVLPMAQRYFLF; encoded by the coding sequence ATGAGTTTTCGAATGTCAAGAAGGCAATACGCCGACATGTTTGGTCCCACTGCAGGTGATGCCATTCGACTAGCAGATACCGATTTATTTATTGAAATTGAAAAGGATTTTACGGTTTATGGGGATGAAGTGAAATTTGGCGGCGGTAAAGTGATTCGCGATGGGATGGGACAGCATCCGCTTGCTACAAGAGCTGACGGAGCACTCGATGTGGTCATTACCAATGCCATTATTGTGGATTACACCGGAATTTATAAGGCTGATATTGGGATACGAGATGGAAGGATATCTGGAATTGGAAAAAGTGGTAATCCCCTTCTTATGGATGGTGTCGATATGGTCATTGGGGCTTCCACAGAGGTAATCGCAGGTGAAGGAATGATTGTCACTGCGGGAGGTATTGATGCCCATATCCATTTCATCAGTCCTCAGCAAATTGAAACAGCACTATCCACTGGGATTACTACTATGATTGGCGGCGGCACTGGCCCTGCTACGGGTACCAATGCGACAACCTGTACGCCAGGTGAGTGGAATACTCACCGGATGTTGGAAGCTGCAGAGGAGTTTCCGATGAATCTTGGATTCTTAGGAAAGGGAAATTCCTCATCGGAAGCACCGTTAATCGAGCAGGTAAATGCGGGTGTCATTGGGCTAAAGCTCCATGAAGACTGGGGGACGACAGCTTCAGCGATTGATCATTGCCTTAGGGTCGCTGATCAATATGATGTCCAAGTTGCCATCCATACCGATACCTTAAATGAAGGCGGGTTTGTAGAAGATACGCTGGCGGCCATTAATGGCAGGGTCATACATACCTATCATACTGAAGGAGCTGGTGGAGGACATGCCCCAGATATTATTAAGGTGGCAAGCTATCCTTATATACTTCCTTCCTCAACCAATCCAACACGTCCTTATACAAAAAATACATTAGATGAACATTTGGATATGCTCATGGTTTGTCATCACCTAGACCCTGATGTACCAGAGGATATCGCTTTTGCTGATTCGCGTATCCGGAAAGAAACCATTGCGGCAGAGGATATTCTCCATGACATGGGCGTATTCAGCATGATTAGTTCAGATTCTCAGGCGATGGGTCGTGTTGGTGAAGTGATTACAAGGACCTGGCAGACAGCCGATAAGATGAGAAAACAAAGAGGAAAAATGCCGGAGGATAAGGGAGTGGGGGATAACTTCCGGGTTAAGCGATATATCGCCAAGTATACGATTAATCCAGCGATTACCCACGGAATTGCCGATGAAGTTGGCTCCATTGAGATTGGAAAACTGGCTGATTTAGTGATTTGGGATCCAGCCTTTTTTGGAGTTAAACCTGAGATTGTCATTAAAGGCGGAATGATTGCTCACAGTTTGATGGGAGACCCAAATGCCTCCATCCCTACTCCGCAGCCTGTTTTGTACCGTCCGATGTTTGCTTCCTTTGGTAAAGCAAAATATTCAACATGTATTACCTTTATGTCAAAAGCGGCCATTGAACTTGGTGTTCATGAAAAATTGGGGCTGAAAAAACAAATCAAGCCTGCACATGGAACCCGTCAACTTTCAAAAAAGGATATGAAGCTCAATGCGGAAATGCCCAAAATTGAAGTAGACCCGCAAACATATGAAGTCATCGTGGATGGAGTACTTGTTACCTGTGAACCAGCTGAGGTACTGCCGATGGCACAGCGTTATTTTTTATTTTAG
- a CDS encoding urease subunit beta, with amino-acid sequence MIPGEYVLKQDPIACNQGRPASKVRVLNKGDRPVQVGSHFHFFEVNGSLQFERKEAYGKHLNIPAGTAVRFEPGDAKEVELVPFAGKREVYGLNNKTDGPLDQGKGNPA; translated from the coding sequence ATGATTCCTGGAGAATATGTACTAAAACAAGATCCAATTGCCTGTAATCAGGGAAGACCCGCTTCTAAGGTGAGGGTATTAAATAAAGGGGACCGACCTGTACAAGTGGGGTCCCACTTTCATTTCTTTGAAGTGAATGGATCTCTGCAATTTGAACGCAAGGAAGCATATGGAAAACATTTAAATATTCCAGCGGGCACTGCTGTCCGCTTTGAACCGGGCGATGCAAAAGAGGTAGAACTGGTCCCTTTTGCAGGAAAGCGGGAGGTTTATGGCCTAAATAATAAAACAGATGGCCCGTTAGACCAAGGAAAGGGGAATCCTGCATGA
- a CDS encoding urease subunit gamma: MKLTQREQEKLMVVVAADLARRRKDRGLKLNYPEAIALITYEIMEGARDGKTVAQLMSEGTTILSTEDVMEGIPEMIRDIQVEATFPDGTKLITVHEPIR; this comes from the coding sequence ATGAAATTAACACAGCGTGAGCAGGAAAAATTAATGGTCGTCGTCGCTGCCGACTTGGCGAGGCGTAGAAAAGACCGCGGATTGAAATTAAATTATCCTGAAGCGATTGCCCTCATTACCTATGAAATTATGGAGGGTGCTAGAGATGGTAAAACCGTGGCGCAGTTGATGAGCGAAGGGACAACGATACTATCCACCGAGGACGTGATGGAAGGAATACCGGAAATGATTCGGGATATACAGGTAGAAGCCACATTCCCGGATGGAACTAAGCTCATAACTGTTCACGAACCGATCCGGTAG
- a CDS encoding ArgE/DapE family deacylase — protein sequence MNEDKTKIVQWIQDHEEELVSFLKTLVQTASDNPAGDCLPIARVLEKQLSELGFKNVSLLEVDEESVKANGMVSMANVLAPTVFGEGTNVVLNAHGDVVPPGLGWSVDPYGGEIVDGKMYGRGVAVSKSDIAAYTYAVLALKQVSAQLFGRVDLAFTFDEETGGEIGPKRLIDQGYIKPDQAIVAGFTYSAVNAHNGCLHFEIKTTGKSAHAALPHTGIDAIEATTKILQVLYDYRKTLAEKKSSIPGIDFPTLNVGLISGGINTNVVPDECTIRVDRRLIPEEDFVEAEFEFRELVHQAVSDIPGIKVEIRKILHAKSFGPVPENTPLVQALAANWQMILKEESELPVHGVPLYTDARHFFAAGIPTIMFGVGPKVLEEANGHRADENIRLSDLQAATKIIACTLYDLLAGGNHEINTA from the coding sequence ATGAATGAGGATAAAACAAAGATTGTGCAGTGGATACAGGATCATGAGGAAGAACTGGTTTCTTTTTTGAAAACATTAGTTCAAACGGCTTCGGATAATCCCGCTGGTGATTGTTTACCGATAGCCAGAGTTTTAGAGAAACAGCTTTCCGAGCTTGGGTTTAAAAATGTATCCCTCCTCGAAGTAGATGAAGAAAGTGTAAAAGCAAATGGGATGGTTAGTATGGCTAACGTCCTCGCACCTACAGTGTTTGGAGAAGGTACAAATGTTGTATTAAACGCTCACGGAGATGTGGTCCCTCCTGGTTTAGGTTGGAGTGTCGACCCATATGGAGGAGAAATAGTTGATGGAAAAATGTATGGGCGTGGAGTGGCTGTATCAAAGTCTGACATTGCCGCTTATACCTATGCGGTGCTTGCATTAAAACAGGTCAGTGCCCAGCTTTTTGGAAGGGTGGACCTTGCCTTCACGTTTGATGAAGAAACAGGAGGAGAAATAGGACCCAAGCGGCTAATTGATCAAGGCTATATCAAGCCCGATCAAGCGATTGTCGCAGGGTTTACCTATTCAGCTGTAAATGCTCATAATGGGTGCTTGCATTTTGAAATCAAAACAACAGGAAAGTCAGCGCATGCGGCTCTTCCGCATACAGGAATTGACGCGATCGAGGCGACGACTAAAATCTTACAGGTTTTATATGATTATCGTAAAACACTGGCAGAAAAGAAATCGTCCATCCCAGGAATTGATTTTCCAACCTTGAATGTGGGACTCATTTCAGGCGGTATTAATACCAACGTGGTGCCGGATGAGTGCACCATAAGAGTGGATCGTCGATTAATCCCTGAAGAGGACTTTGTAGAAGCAGAGTTTGAGTTTAGAGAACTCGTACATCAAGCAGTATCAGACATACCTGGTATAAAAGTTGAAATTAGGAAGATCCTCCATGCGAAAAGCTTTGGACCAGTTCCTGAGAATACACCATTAGTTCAAGCATTGGCTGCAAACTGGCAAATGATATTGAAAGAGGAGAGTGAGTTACCTGTTCACGGGGTGCCATTATATACAGATGCCCGTCACTTCTTTGCTGCAGGAATACCAACGATTATGTTTGGGGTCGGACCTAAAGTGTTAGAAGAGGCGAATGGACACCGTGCCGATGAGAATATTCGACTTTCTGATTTACAGGCTGCAACCAAAATCATCGCTTGTACACTTTATGATTTATTAGCAGGAGGAAACCATGAAATTAACACAGCGTGA